A window of the Lagopus muta isolate bLagMut1 chromosome 1, bLagMut1 primary, whole genome shotgun sequence genome harbors these coding sequences:
- the C1H21orf140 gene encoding uncharacterized protein C21orf140 homolog: MVSHLEAPQLLPGRCDITGTTRATTHNVSSAASNSCIPLEANMQRFANPLLRHIIPRGCFDDASKTQCLQYLRTLRALQRNGFNTIFLGETDIPESLITGEKIAEEASLHWPVWTLVHAGSSRGWVPWRYKLLLRNELQPTQKQNGAFQELCDSLTMSYGKCIIVTRDKRQLTGVGAKNSKEQEMGLLPSVPPVIYMSSIKCCPETARANGHELLAVPPSYTYLYPMDVAWSSLKWFIINNRKDFALRSVENTHSYRCILFSDLIIKGIEKMTPNKWKIAINKVKKWENYYLDSFS; this comes from the coding sequence ATGGTCAGCCACCTGGAAGCCCCACAGCTGCTTCCAGGTAGGTGTGACATCACAGGCACCACTAGGGCAACCACACACAATGTGAGCTCAGCAGCTTCCAACTCCTGTATCCCTTTAGAAGCCAACATGCAGCGCTTTGCAAACCCGCTTCTCAGGCACATAATTCCTAGGGGATGCTTTGATGATGCTTCAAAGACACAGTGCTTGCAGTATTTAAGAACTCTGAGGGCACTGCAGCGTAATGGTTTCAACACTATCTTCTTAGGGGAAACAGATATTCCAGAAAGTCTTataacaggagaaaaaatagctGAGGAGGCCAGCCTACATTGGCCAGTATGGACACTTGTTCATGCTGGCAGCAGCCGAGGGTGGGTGCCATGGAGGTACAAACTGCTGTTAAGAAATGAACTGCAGCCCACTCAGAAACAGAATGGTGCCTTCCAGGAGTTGTGTGATTCTCTGACCATGTCCTATGGGAAATGCATAATTGTGACAAGAGATAAAAGGCAGCTGACAGGTGTAGGGGCGAAAAACAGCAAGGAGCAGGAGATGGGATTGTTGCCTTCAGTCCCCCCAGTAATCTACATGTCCAGCATCAAGTGTTGCCCTGAGACTGCTAGAGCGAATGGCCATGAGCTTCTTGCTGTGCCTCCATCTTACACCTACCTCTATCCAATGGATGTCGCCTGGTCTTCTCTGAAATGGTTTATTATAAACAACAGGAAGGACTTTGCCCTGAGGTCTGTTGAGAATACCCATTCCTACAGATGTATCCTCTTCAGTGATCTGATTATTAAAGGAATAGAGAAGATGACcccaaacaaatggaaaatagcGATTAACAAAGtgaagaaatgggaaaactACTACCTCGACTCATTTTCTTAA